In the Malaya genurostris strain Urasoe2022 chromosome 1, Malgen_1.1, whole genome shotgun sequence genome, one interval contains:
- the LOC131425184 gene encoding anaphase-promoting complex subunit 1 isoform X1 has product MITASEPLEFIPRGRQAVDEHPGPLVLKKTVSVPSDFMLLQRMQDVNISFDDSPSEFYVLREVYKELEYATGYPGFLLEANVNTEEELYVKGNTAVWTKAVNDEQAAPQTSLTCENAIKFAFFGPTNFFCFEELGDQRPKIDQPTKTGVCLLDGSTLKVYCSNGENFITSVECPISNVWVTRSGILLEKESSNSMLETHSVPMPRLFSLTHPLDEMCPVLIKISNTTIYLTEAEYRLVCCCEENDLILMYDEKGGKHFVCLLRKATDDEKNSVGCGNDSVYYSNSAFNNTNSIYQQTIPTPLVTTPQPLHKSSLLVRNSTSTAGRYSLGATFSSPYISNMQTGISNSFNLNVTGLGLTNRSHLPSHSHISGATPLSKLQSTLGASVSLLDVRKMGQAEPSKPIIPEYCLEHLWTDYSIKDEVASTGFLHVDMVDDCYLCYLLPRSEILIMVRIHRNISDANLIPPNTVPVQIPAKNAVSLQRLNMIVILAPCGTLMLYTGPVQVGKVHVAGILSSFVTSSALSNSFGSLQGFPRRSSLLPSAVPQVESRFDEELHMLSPVQPLQSTSNVLSQTRLNNCQSIRDGAGNRLTLVFSSEKMFRISLPVMSESYLVSRCLLALREVLPKKLALEFLIRWYGTRNAPGSKNFSCNREWDIFRAMLFQHMGKPCFQNADDQSHKTHSKSSLDEPKKRRKSDNCLGNDNDWEILLKHKGREGNKRKEIESTEMVAYNSDKFLFEYVPRIIKTLHLVYEDMKLDHLLRNELKLLGEFLYELSVDLKVEKFQLHYYLDFQHLIDIHSNCYVGKQDILKFVEVIDYEYGGIPNIFQYIHGLIAANQCSTPFPCFNNINDRTRDIILIIAYLYRAKGLATWLTEQLEKSLENSKLVVKNDVDMLMTNVVMQILIKRGYNRMNIEKLPISIHYLIAQFLETNRNKPLNTNESKIFELLLRPELLAHVTFDARNQSTRTKKNAGGLKEHTLSLRRKLQPEVISKNESKQEESGLENMDTKLLRLRFPDDLRINDVKLFLNSSQSVTIDIVQAPNVSDHEFIEEQEKQLYALCIRTMALPTGRGMFTLRTSRPTATQILPIPKLCLTGKEIHRGATIEIQQLEVPPNMNLWPMFHNGVAAGLRICSDTPDIDSTWITYNKPKGSAEIPTEHAGFLMALGLNGHLKTLSFMSIYEYLVKCDEMTSLGLLLGISATHRGTMDTKTTKLLSVHIEALLPPTAVELDISQNIQVASLMGIGLVYQGTAKRHIAEVLLQEIGRPPGPEMENYVERESYALTAGLALGLVTLQQGEKSSALRDLDIPDTLHYYMVGGNKRPLIGAQKEKYKLSSFQIKEGDTVNIDVTAPGATLALGLMYFSTSNEAIANWMKPPDTTYLLDFIRPDLLLLRIVARNLILWNSINGSTEWVYSQIPQTLADLIKNRLHTDEHQQPTDYEAQCQAYCNIVCGAAICIGLKYAGTADELPVSTLYSLLKYFLEIHGRPFGEYAGKQTIENCTIMILLSVSMVLAGTGDIRVLRTIRMLRSRVGQCHVTYGSHMAIHMALGFLFLGAGRFTLSRSPESVAALICSIFPKFPTHSNDNRYHLQAFRHLYVLAIEPRLFLPRDIDSGKLCLCEIHYLEKGHTEPVKLLAPCMLPELHTLSKVYVNDPNYWHVYFDQENWTNLENILKSSGCIDIKQRAGCLSYLEDPKRLKSMLSHTLTRDKYNSWRIDVNSLLAFSTDQRISNIVTKFLQQPRHNEVDEIAMISSSERNIIQILVLQTYYCVTHDKMHGLSIFINLMKLIINFNTSCNSTELWQFRILAAIIARRKAISESDLLLSQDMLQSLVDRIKLIMENMMKENLQLIRRCIVEQPVGHKLFEMLSQLSSDERLRVSKLITFYDLPINIFNNGILKTLIKTDYLQIVFGLKEHYPTISVPTICCIADILGLINGN; this is encoded by the exons ATGATTACCGCCTCGGAACCTTTG GAATTTATTCCTCGGGGTCGTCAGGCGGTGGACGAGCATCCTGGCCCCTTGGTATTGAAAAAAACCGTATCGGTTCCGTCTGACTTCATGTTGCTACAACGAATGCAAGATGTAAATATTTCGTTTGACGATAGTCCATCTGAATTTTACGTTCTTCGAGAAGTGTACAAAGAATTAGAATATGCCACAGGATATCCAGGCTTTCTATTGGAAGCTAATGTTAACACCGAGGAAGAATTGTACGTGAAAGGTAATACCGCAGTTTGGACGAAAGCAGTCAATGATGAGCAAGCGGCTCCGCAGACTAGTTTAACTTGTGAAAATGCAATCAAGTTTGCATTTTTTGGACcgactaattttttttgtttcgaagagcTAGGCGATCAACGACCAAAAAT TGATCAACCTACTAAAACTGGAGTATGCTTATTGGACGGTAGTACCTTAAAAGTCTACTGCAGTAATGGCGAAAATTTTATTACTAGTGTTGAATGTCCCATTTCAAACGTCTGGGTGACAAGAAGTGGTATTTTGCTGGAGAAGGAATCTTCTAATTCAATGCTAGAAACACACTCAGTACCGATGCCACGACTGTTCTCATTAACACATCCGTTAGATGAGATGTGCCCAGTTCTCATTAAAATCAGTAACACAACTATTTATTTAACAGAAGCTGAATACCGTTTGGTTTGTTGCTGTGAAGAAAACGATCTTATATTGATGTATGATGAAAAAGGTGgtaaacattttgtttgtcTTCTTCGAAAGGCCACCGATGATGAGAAAAACTCTGTTGGATGTGGAAATGACAGTGTGTACTATTCAAACAGCGCCTTCAATAACACAAATAGTATATACCAACAAACCATTCCAACGCCTCTTGTCACTACACCACAACCGTTACACAAAAGCTCTC TTTTAGTACGCAATAGTACCTCAACTGCTGGACGCTACAGCTTGGGAGCAACTTTTAGTAGTCCCTATATTAGCAATATGCAAACCGGGATATCCAACTCATTCAATTTGAATGTCACCGGACTTGGTTTAACAAATCGTAGCCACCTACCGTCCCATTCTCACATCAGCGGTGCAACACCCTTATCAAAATTGCAGTCTACTTTGGGAGCATCAGTTTCATTACTAGATGTTAGGAAAATGGGACAAGCTGAACCATCAAAGCCAATTATTCCCGAGTATTGCTTAGAACATTTGTGGACTGATTATTCCATCAA AGATGAAGTGGCTTCTACTGGATTTTTACACGTGGATATGGTTGATGATTGCTATTTGTGCTATCTCCTACCTCGGTCAGAAATTTTGATAATGGTACGAATCCATAGGAATATTTCGGACGCCAACTTGATACCACCAAACACCGTACCTGTACAAATTCCAGCCAAAAATGCAGTTTCTTTGCAACGTCTGAACATGATTGTAATACTAGCACCTTGTGGTACTCTGATGTTGTATACAGGACCAGTTCAAGTCGGCAAAGTACATGTAGCTGGAATTTTGAGTAGCTTTGTTACATCCAGTGCATTAAGTAATTCTTTTGGAAGTTTACAAGGTTTTCCAAGACGCAGCAGCTTGCTgccttcggctgtccctcaagtGGAGTCCCGGTTTGATGAAGAATTACACATGCTTTCTCCTGTGCAGCCTTTGCAATCAACATCAAACGTGTTATCCCAAACGCGGTTGAATAATTGTCAAAGTATAAGGGATGGGGCAGGCAACCGATTGACTTTAGTGTTTTCAAGCGAAAAAATGTTTCGCATATCGTTGCCGGTAATGAGTGAATCCTATTTGGTATCACGCTGTCTATTAGCTTTGCGTGAAGTACTCCCTAAGAAATTGGCTCTAGAGTTTCTGATTCGATGGTATGGAACGAGAAATGCCCCAGGTTCGAAGAATTTTAGTTGTAACCGTGAATGGGATATATTTCGGGCCATGCTCTTTCAGCACATGGGTAAGCCATGTTTTCAAAATGCAGATGATCAGTCCCATAAAACTCATTCTAAATCGTCCCTTGATGAGCCTAAGAAAAGACGCAAAAGTGATAATTGCCTTGGTAATGATAATGATTGGGAGATTCTATTGAAACATAAAGGTAGAGAAGGGAACAAACGAAAGGAAATAGAATCTACCGAAATGGTGGCATACAATTCAGACAAGTTCTTGTTTGAATATGTTCCCAGAATCATCAAAACGCTCCATTTAGTTTACGAAGATATGAAATTAGATCATTTACTAAGAAACGAGCTAAAACTGCTTGGAGAATTTTTGTATGAGCTTTCAGTTGATCTTAAAGTTGAAAAATTCCAACTGCACTATTATCTCGACTTTCAACATCTAATTGATATTCATTCTAATTGTTATGTTGGAAAGCAAGATATTTTGAAATTTGTCGAAGTGATAGACTACGAATATGGAGGCATCCCCAACATATTCCAATATATTCATGGATTAATTGCAGCCAACCAATGCTCAACACCGTTTCCATGTTTCAATAACATTAATGATCGCACACGAGACATTATACTAATTATCGCTTACTTGTATCGCGCTAAAGGGCTTGCGACGTGGTTAACAGAGCAGCTAGAAAAAAGTCTCGAAAATTCTAAGCTGGTTGTTAAAAATGATGTGGACATGTTGATGACTAACGTCGTAATGCAAATATTGATCAAACGTGGATACAACCGGATGAACATTGAGAAACTGCCTATAAGTATTCACTATCTGATCGCCCAGTTCCTAGAGACGAACCGTAACAAACCGTTGAATACCAATGAATCGAAGATTTTTGAGCTGCTACTCAGGCCAGAGCTACTAGCACATGTCACTTTTGATGCTCGAAATCAATCaacacgaacgaaaaaaaatgcaggtGGTTTAAAAGAACATACGTTATCACTTCGACGTAAACTACAACCTGAGGTTATTTCAAAAAATGAATCAAAACAAGAGGAAAGTGGATTAGAAAATATGGATACAAAATTATTGAGGTTGAGATTTCCAGATGATTTAAGAATTAATGATGTGAAGTTGTTCCTCAACAGCTCACAATCTGTTACGATAGATATTGTCCAGGCGCCTAATGTTTCAGACCATGAATTTATTGAAGAACAGGAGAAGCAACTGTACGCTCTTTGCATACGTACGATGGCCTTACCAACGGGCCGCGGCATGTTCACACTGAGAACAAGTCGTCCAACCGCAACGCAAATCCTACCTATTCCAAAGCTTTGTCTTACCGGAAAAGAAATTCATCGCGGAGCCACCATAGAAATCCAGCAACTGGAAGTACCTCCAAACATGAATTTATGGCCAATGTTTCATAATGGTGTAGCTGCTGGATTACGAATTTGTTCGGATACTCCCGACATAGATTCGACTTGGATAACATACAACAAACCTAAAGGATCTGCCGAGATTCCAACAGAGCACGCTGGATTCTTGATGGCACTCGGTTTGAACGGTCACCTGAAAACGCTTTCATTCATGAGCATTTACGAATATCTGGTAAAATGCGATGAAATGACCAGCTTAGGATTGTTGCTTGGAATTTCTGCAACTCATCGTGGTACAATGGatacaaaaacaacaaaattgtTGAGTGTTCATATCGAAGCTTTATTGCCACCGACAGCAGTAGAGCTGGACATTTCCCAAAACATTCAAGTAGCTTCACTAATGGGTATTGGCCTTGTGTATCAAGGAACAGCAAAACGGCACATAGCGGAGGTATTACTACAAGAAATCGGTCGACCACCGGGACCAGAAATGGAAAACTACGTGGAACGTGAATCCTATGCATTAACAGCAGGATTAGCTTTAGGTTTGGTTACATTACAACAAGGCGAGAAATCATCTGCACTGCGAGATTTAGACATTCCCGACACTTTACATTACTATATGGTAGGTGGTAATAAGCGTCCTCTAATCGGTGCTCAGAAGGAGAAATATAAATTATCATCATTTCAAATTAAAGAAGGAGATACTGTTAACATTGATGTGACCGCTCCTGGTGCCACTTTGGCTCTCGGTTTAATGTACTTCAGCACAAGTAACGAAGCTATTGCAAATTGGATGAAACCACCGGATACAACTTATCTTCTTGATTTCATTCGTCCTGATTTGCTTTTGCTCAGAATTGTTGCAAGAAATCTAATCTTGTGGAATAGCATAAACGGCTCTACCGAATGGGTTTacagtcaaattccacaaacccTTGCCGATCTTATTAAGAATCGTCTCCATACTGACGAGCATCAACAGCCCACGGATTATGAAGCGCAATGTCAAGCGTACTGCAATATTGTTTGTGGAGCTGCTATATGCATAGGACTGAAATATGCTGGAACCGCTGACGAGCTTCCTGTTAGTACATTGTATTCtttactaaaatattttttggaaatCCATGGTCGGCCTTTTGGAGAATATGCCGGAAAACAAACCATAGAAAATTGTACTATTATGATTCTTCTGTCAGTTTCCATGGTGTTGGCTGGAACCGGCGATATAAGAGTATTACGAACTATTCGAATGCTTCGTTCCCGTGTTGGTCAGTGTCACGTAACTTATGGATCTCATATGGCTATTCATATGGCACTGGGTTTCCTGTTTCTTGGTGCAGGAAGATTTACACTGTCTCGTTCTCCGGAATCCGTCGCAGCAttgatttgttcaatttttcccAAATTCCCAACACATAGTAATGACAACCGATATCATCTGCAGGCATTCCGTCATTTATACGTTTTAGCTATTGAACCTCGATTGTTTCTTCCACGAGATATAGACAGCGGAAAGTTATGTCTTTGCGAGATTCATTATCTGGAGAAAGGACATACTGAGCCCGTGAAGCTACTAGCTCCCTGTATGTTACCGGAATTGCATACACTTAGTAAGGTGTATGTGAATGATCCTAATTACTGGCATGTGTATTTTGACCAGGAGAACTGGACTAACTTAGA GAACATACTGAAATCCAGCGGATGCATTGATATCAAACAGCGTGCTGGATGTTTGTCATATCTAGAAGATCCTAAACGACTTAAATCAATGCTCAGTCACACTCTGACTAGAGACAAATATAATTCGTGGAGAATTGATGTTAATAGCTTACTTGCATTTTCGACGGACCAGCGTATCTCCAATATTGTGACAAAGTTTCTGCAGCAACCGAGACATAATGAAGTAGATGAAATCGCTATGATTTCGTCTTCCGAACGAAATATCATCCAAATATTGGTTCTTCAGACTTATTACTGTGTAACACATGACAAAATgcacggtttatcgatattcataAATTTGATGAAA CTAATAATTAACTTTAATACTAGTTGCAATAGCACTGAGCTGTGGCAATTCCGTATTTTGGCTGCTATCATAGCCCGTCGGAAAGCTATTTCCGAAAGTGATTTACTATTATCTCAGGATATGCTTCAATCGTTGGTCGACCGTATTAAACTGATAATGGAAAATATGATGAAAGAAAATTTACAATTGATTCGCAGATGTATTGTAGAGCAACCTGTGGGACATAAACTTTTCGAAATGTTATCTCAGCTTAGTTCGGATGAACGGCTTCGGGTTTCGAAGTTAATAACGTTTTACGACCTGCCCATTAACATTTTCAACAATGGTATATTGAAGACTTTGATTAAAACGGATTACTTACAAATTGTTTTTGGATTAAAAGAACACTACCCAACAATTTCTGTTCCAACAATTTGTTGTATAGCTGATATTCTTGGGCTAATAAATGGCAATTAA